The Metabacillus schmidteae nucleotide sequence TAAAATTAACATTAAATTAATAAAATTTACAAAACCTTTACAATTGCTTAATGTGTAATTTACATTTCGGGTTTAATCTTAACAATGGACATAATTTAAGATGAAAAGTTGTCAGTAGATCACCTTGGAGGTTCAGAAATGACATTTATGAGAAAGACAACACTTGGCTTAATGATGCTTTTAATAACTTTCGCTCTAGTAGCATGTGGTAACAATAATGAAACAGAGATTTCAAATGATAGTTCAGATACAATTGCGATTTCAGGTTCGACATCAGTAGGGCCATTAGCTGAAAAAATTGCAGAAAAATACAAAGAGAAAAAGTCTGTAAATATAGAGATTAATCAAATAGGTTCATCCGCAGGAATAACAAATGCAATAAGTGGTGTATCTGAGATTGGAATGTCTTCACGTGATTTAAAAGAAGAAGAAAAAGCAGAAGGACTAACTGAGACAATTATTGCTTATGATGGGATTGTTGTTGTCACACACCCAACCAATAAAGTGAAAGATCTTACGATAGAGCAGGTAAAGGATATATTTACTGGAAAGATTACTAACTGGAATGAACTTGGTGGAGAAGACATGGAAATTGTCGTTGTTTCCAGAGAAGATGGATCAGGATCTCGTGATGCTTTTCAAGAAATCGTAGGTTACACATCTGGTGAATTAGTAAGAAGTTCTATCATTGCCAGCGGAAACGGTAATATAAAGACAACAGTTGCAACGAATAGACATGCTATCGGTTTTATTTCATTTGAATATATTGATCATACGATCTCAACGGTAAAAATTAATGGTGTAGAAGCAACAGCAGAAAATGTTCTAAAGCAAAAATATAGTTTGTCACGTCCGTTTTTGTTTGTACATAAGGAAGGGCAGCTTTCTAATGTAGGACAAGAATTTATTGACTACATTCTAGGACCAGAAGGACAGGCGATTGCAGCAGAATCTGGTGCTATACCAATAAAATAATTGACCATCACTGATGTCATATCAACATGCCAGACATAAACATCATGCGTTATAGCAAACTTGGAGGAATGAAGAATGCCACGACTACCTGTGGAGGATCAAACGATAGATATTGGAAAATCAAATAAACGAAAGTATATGCTTGAGAAGCTTTCAGCAAAGTTATTTCTTCTTTGCGCACTACTCTCAGTTGTCAGCTTATTGGTCATTATAGGGTTTGTATTTTATAAAGGATCTTTACCATTTGTTGCTAAAGGATATAGTTTTATTGATTTTATCTTCGGAGTAGATTGGGTTCCTAGTGAAGATCAATTTGGGATCTTGCCAATGATTGTAGCATCTATTTTTGCTACAATTGGTGCTTTAATCATTGGAGTTCCAGTTGGCTTATTTACAGCTATTTTCTTATCAGAAATAGCACCTAAAAGTATTGCAAAGCTGATTTCACCAGCTGTACAGCTATTAGCAGGTATTCCATCAGTTTTATATGGAGTATTCGGACTTGCTATAATCGTCCCTTTCTTGCAAAATAATTTAAATTTGCCAAAGGGGCAAAGCTTAATTGCTGTTATTCTCGTATTAGCGATAATGATGTTACCTACGATTGTTACAGTTGCGGAGACAGCCATTCGTTCAGTACCTAAAACGTATCGTGAAGGCTCATTGGCTTTAGGGGCATCTCAAATAGGAACAATTTTTAAGGTTGTTGTCCCTGCAGCTAAATCAGGAATTATGACTGCGATCGTATTAGGTCTAGGGAGGGCGATTGGAGAAACAATGGCAGTTATCTTAGTTGCAGGAAACAGCTTAATTATCCCGACAAGCTTAACAGACAGTGTGCGTCCCCTAACAACTAATATAGCATTAGAAATGGGCTATGCTTTTGGTACACACCAGGAAATGTTATTTGCAACTGGTATTGTGTTATTCTCGTTTATTTTAATACTGAATTTTGTCCTAGCGAAAATCAGTGCGAAGGGTGGTCATTAAGTTGAGAAAGGTAAAAGATAACATCTTACGTGGACTACTATGGTTTTCAGCTTTCTTAACTATTGCTATTCTTGTTACGATCGTTGGATATATATTTTTTAAAGGTTTTCGATTAATTAGCATCGATTTTATTTTTGGAGATTACTCTCCCACAGGTCATGGCGGAATTTGGCCAATGATTATTACGACAATCTATACAATCTTGATCTCATTATTAATTGCTACTCCAATAGGAATTTTAGCTGCTGTGTATTTGCAGGAGTATGCAAAACAAGGTCGTTTAGTAAAAACAATCCGCTTTGCAACGGAGAGTTTAACAGGGATTCCATCGATTATTTACGGATTATTTGGAGCAGTGTTTTTTGTCACGACGTTAAAATTAGGAATGTCGATCATAGCTGCCTCTTTAACCCTGACGATTATTGTATTACCGGTTATCATCCGGACAACGGAAGAATCATTGAAGACTGTACCAAAAACGTATCGTGAAGGCTCTCTTGCTTTAGGAACAACAAAGTTACAAACATTATATAAGGTCATTTTACCGAGTGCGATGCCTGGAATCTTATCTGGTATTATTCTGTCGATCGGGAGAATAGTTGGTGAATCTGCAGCGATCTTTTTAACTGCTGGAACAGTAGCGGCAATGCCGGACAGTATTTTTTCATCAGCAAGAACATTAACCGTTCATTCTTATTTGGTTACACAAGAATCAGGTGACATTGAGCTTGCTGCTGCGGTTGGGATTGTCTTAATCGTAATTATATTGGTATTGAACCTTTCGGCAACATTTATATCCAAGAAATTAAATAAAGCTGATTATTAAATGAGGTGTAAGACATGAGTACAACAGAGACTAATAACATAAACAACCAACAAACAGACAGCAAAGTCAAAATTAGTGTAAGAGACTTAAATTTGTTTTATGGCGATAAGCAAGCACTTTATTCAGTTACATTGGATATACAAGAAAAAGAAGTTACAGCTTTAATTGGACCCTCTGGATGTGGAAAATCAACTTTTTTAAGAACATTGAATCGAATGAACGATCTCATTGATATTGTAAAGATAAATGGAGATATTGTTATAGATAACGAAGATATATATCAATCAAATGATGTAATCAAATTAAGAA carries:
- a CDS encoding phosphate ABC transporter substrate-binding protein, which codes for MTFMRKTTLGLMMLLITFALVACGNNNETEISNDSSDTIAISGSTSVGPLAEKIAEKYKEKKSVNIEINQIGSSAGITNAISGVSEIGMSSRDLKEEEKAEGLTETIIAYDGIVVVTHPTNKVKDLTIEQVKDIFTGKITNWNELGGEDMEIVVVSREDGSGSRDAFQEIVGYTSGELVRSSIIASGNGNIKTTVATNRHAIGFISFEYIDHTISTVKINGVEATAENVLKQKYSLSRPFLFVHKEGQLSNVGQEFIDYILGPEGQAIAAESGAIPIK
- the pstC gene encoding phosphate ABC transporter permease subunit PstC, which encodes MPRLPVEDQTIDIGKSNKRKYMLEKLSAKLFLLCALLSVVSLLVIIGFVFYKGSLPFVAKGYSFIDFIFGVDWVPSEDQFGILPMIVASIFATIGALIIGVPVGLFTAIFLSEIAPKSIAKLISPAVQLLAGIPSVLYGVFGLAIIVPFLQNNLNLPKGQSLIAVILVLAIMMLPTIVTVAETAIRSVPKTYREGSLALGASQIGTIFKVVVPAAKSGIMTAIVLGLGRAIGETMAVILVAGNSLIIPTSLTDSVRPLTTNIALEMGYAFGTHQEMLFATGIVLFSFILILNFVLAKISAKGGH
- the pstA gene encoding phosphate ABC transporter permease PstA → MRKVKDNILRGLLWFSAFLTIAILVTIVGYIFFKGFRLISIDFIFGDYSPTGHGGIWPMIITTIYTILISLLIATPIGILAAVYLQEYAKQGRLVKTIRFATESLTGIPSIIYGLFGAVFFVTTLKLGMSIIAASLTLTIIVLPVIIRTTEESLKTVPKTYREGSLALGTTKLQTLYKVILPSAMPGILSGIILSIGRIVGESAAIFLTAGTVAAMPDSIFSSARTLTVHSYLVTQESGDIELAAAVGIVLIVIILVLNLSATFISKKLNKADY